The Anopheles coluzzii chromosome 2, AcolN3, whole genome shotgun sequence genome window below encodes:
- the LOC120950158 gene encoding cuticle protein CP14.6-like encodes MFRFVFAAALLVATVAAGPLDRAYSHQQNPDAHAQIVAYENVLKDDGHYNWSYETSNGIAAHEEGLGAHNANGAFSYTGPDGVLYRVVYVADENGFQPQGDHLPTPPPTPEHVFKTLEQIRANPPKDQKDFSLEALDATLARLRQH; translated from the coding sequence ATGTTCCGCTTCGTGTTCGCTGCTGCCCTGCTCGTGGCCACCGTTGCCGCCGGACCGCTCGATCGGGCCTACTCGCACCAGCAAAACCCGGACGCACACGCCCAGATCGTGGCGTACGAGAATGTGCTGAAGGACGATGGACACTACAACTGGAGCTACGAGACGAGCAACGGTATCGCCGCCCATGAGGAAGGTCTCGGAGCGCACAACGCCAACGGTGCCTTCTCGTACACCGGTCCCGATGGTGTGCTGTACCGCGTGGTGTACGTGGCCGACGAGAACGGATTCCAGCCGCAGGGTGACCATCTGccgacgccgccgccgacgccCGAGCACGTGTTCAAGACGCTCGAGCAGATCCGCGCCAACCCGCCCAAGGACCAGAAGGACTTCAGTCTGGAGGCGCTCGATGCCACCCTCGCTCGGCTGCGACAGCACTAA